In the genome of Geobacillus stearothermophilus ATCC 12980, the window AGCAATCACACAACTCCCAATGAATTGGATTGTCTGTATGCAATTCTTTCGTAATTAAATCAAACATACTGCTTTCTAAAAACGCTTCGGCATGAACAACAGGGGTTTCATCTAATAAAATTAATTTACTTATTCGATTTGTTATTTGTGTCACAATATTAAATATATTATTTTGGGTGAGTGGAGTTGTAATAGGAAAAGAAGGTCGTTCCGCGTATAAACTATCTATCATATGTTGATAAGTTATATTACCTTGATTAGAAATTCGAATCTGTGATTCAATATAGGATATATGACATATATGACACGGGGATTTTAAAAAACCATTATATAAAGCATCCATATAAAATGTATAGTTATATACATACGTAAATAATAAAAAGGACTGTTCAAAACCTTTTACGCGATCGCGAATTTCTCTTGCTTTTTTCCGATTATACGGGTTCAAAAATACTACAACTAAATCTCCGTTTTCTACTATAATTTGTTCAGATTCCAGATGTTTATCACATAGACTAGAAATCTCAAGAGCATGTCGGTAATCTGTTTCTAAAATTTGTTTGATATATAAACCTACCTCAGGGTTATTAGTATATAGCCTAATTCTCTTTATTCCTAAATTTGGTTTAACTTTTTCCTCTATAATTTGATATGTCTTTAAAAATATTAACGCTTCTTTTGTATCTTCTCCAAATGTTTCTTCGAATTCTTCATAAGGTAATAGTGAATTTCCGTATTCATCCCATTTCTTTACAAAATTTTTTAACCTAGGCTCATTAATCCGCACAATGCCTTTTGCATTCTGTAATACTATTTCACCTGTTTCTAATTCATGTAGAACATATTGATTTAATTTATAATAAGTTTTATCTTCAAG includes:
- a CDS encoding McbB family protein — its product is MYTLEDKTYYKLNQYVLHELETGEIVLQNAKGIVRINEPRLKNFVKKWDEYGNSLLPYEEFEETFGEDTKEALIFLKTYQIIEEKVKPNLGIKRIRLYTNNPEVGLYIKQILETDYRHALEISSLCDKHLESEQIIVENGDLVVVFLNPYNRKKAREIRDRVKGFEQSFLLFTYVYNYTFYMDALYNGFLKSPCHICHISYIESQIRISNQGNITYQHMIDSLYAERPSFPITTPLTQNNIFNIVTQITNRISKLILLDETPVVHAEAFLESSMFDLITKELHTDNPIHWELCDCYE